The Duganella sp. BuS-21 sequence TCGCGCAAGGCGCGTCCGCGTTTGGCTGTGGGCGCGTTCTACACGCTGCTGTATGGCTGCGCGCGCACCTTCACCGAAAACTATCGCACGCCGGATTGGGAGCGCGTGATCGCCGGTATCCCGATCACCTCGGGCCAGGCACTGTCGCTGCCGATGATCGTCGCGGCCATCGCCATGCTGGTATGGGCGTACCAAGCGCGCCAGCAAGGCCGCCCTCCGATCCTTACTTCAAAAGTTTGACCACCGCCTTCCATTGCGCCGGCGTCACCGGCGTGATGGACAGGCGAGTGCCCTTCTGCAGCACCACCATGTCTTCCAGCGCGGGGATCGTGCGCATCTCCGCCAGCGGCAACAAGCGCGTTTTCTGCGTGCCCTTCACATCGATCGAAATCCAGCGTGGCTGCTCTTGCTTGGCCTTGGGGTCGTAGTACTTGGCCTTGGCGTCGAACTGCGACGCATCGGGATACGGCACGCTGACGATTTCCGCCAACCCGGCAATGCCAGGCTGCGGGCAGCTGGAGTGATAAAACAGCACGCCGTCGCCAGGCTTCATCTGGTCGCGCATGAAATTGCGCGCCTGGTAGTTGCGCACGCCGAACCACGCGGTGGTTTGATCGGGTGACGCCATCACATCGTCAATA is a genomic window containing:
- a CDS encoding EVE domain-containing protein, yielding MQYWLMKSEPDEVSIDDVMASPDQTTAWFGVRNYQARNFMRDQMKPGDGVLFYHSSCPQPGIAGLAEIVSVPYPDASQFDAKAKYYDPKAKQEQPRWISIDVKGTQKTRLLPLAEMRTIPALEDMVVLQKGTRLSITPVTPAQWKAVVKLLK